In a genomic window of Sardina pilchardus chromosome 20, fSarPil1.1, whole genome shotgun sequence:
- the LOC134067113 gene encoding G-protein coupled receptor 151 has product MALERTDNSSIYFAGGIQLLQRQDTTIILPAVLTAISGIGVPGNLILLVVLVYGLRTGTVSEARTLLAGLCVTDLLILTVCVPVRVITYHTRTWMLGDLACKTTEWFQHGCLAAKNFTLAATSIARDHPPLCQVQGAKYRARRALWTMVFSWIVALVFPIPELMFSKMQARGDSCLCLCEIPRKYLGFISLFSKVFPIVAFAIPILIAFISYTRTIFHTRSQTATVASSSAAQHHVRRRALMLLSLTVAHALLVLPQWVFWAWTRHNPRANFQPPPTLLIVAQVCVYLSSAWSPAMLLTAHGSLREDLSRVCRSVSCQDSKSESDEQQEPLGGNEPGTRMILINLPADSRCASLPPELQSVRTDEFGRLLPDLQQFWTGRESTLVLQEHDPLPWERFGESTANL; this is encoded by the coding sequence ATGGCTCTTGAGAGGACGGACAACAGCTCCATTTATTTTGCAGGAGGGATCCAACTGCTCCAGCGCCAGGACACAACCATCATCTTACCCGCGGTCCTTACAGCTATCTCCGGAATCGGTGTTCCCGGGAATCTCATTCTTCTGGTCGTTCTAGTGTACGGACTGAGGACTGGGACTGTCTCCGAGGCCAGAACATTACTGGCCGGCCTATGCGTAACGGACTTGTTGATTCTGACCGTGTGCGTGCCGGTGCGCGTAATTACCTACCACACGCGCACATGGATGCTTGGGGACCTTGCGTGCAAGACAACGGAATGGTTTCAGCACGGGTGCCTCGCGGCTAAAAACTTCACTCTTGCCGCAACCAGCATTGCTCGTGACCATCCTCCATTATGTCAGGTGCAGGGCGCCAAGTACAGGGCGAGGAGAGCACTTTGGACGATGGTCTTCTCTTGGATTGTGGCGCTTGTCTTCCCAATACCGGAGCTTATGTTTTCCAAGATGCAGGCTCGCGGGGATTCGTGTTTGTGCTTATGTGAGATCCCCCGCAAATATCTCGGTTTTATATCCCTGTTTAGCAAGGTGTTCCCAATCGTTGCGTTTGCGATTCCTATCTTAATCGCTTTTATCAGCTACACGAGAACCATCTTCCATACAAGGTCGCAGACGGCCACCGTTGCGTCGTCAAGCGCCGCACAACACCACGTCCGGAGGCGCGCGCTGATGCTCTTGAGCCTCACGGTGGCGCACGCGCTCCTGGTGTTACCTCAGTGGGTGTTCTGGGCCTGGACTCGACACAACCCACGCGCCAACTTCCAACCTCCACCGACCCTCCTTATCGTCGCGCAAGTGTGCGTATACCTCAGCAGCGCGTGGTCTCCCGCTATGCTGCTCACAGCGCACGGGTCGCTCAGAGAAGATCTGTCTCGAGTGTGTAGGTCAGTCTCCTGCCAGGATTCAAAATCGGAATCCGACGAGCAGCAAGAGCCACTGGGCGGGAACGAGCCAGGCACGCGCATGATACTAATCAATCTTCCTGCTGACTCGAGATGCGCATCCTTGCCACCCGAATTGCAAAGTGTGCGCACGGACGAGTTTGGTCGACTGCTGCCCGACCTCCAGCAGTTTTGGACCGGGCGCGAGAGCACATTGGTGTTGCAGGAGCATGACCCACTGCCATGGGAACGGTTTGGGGAAAGCACAGCCAACTTATGA
- the LOC134067114 gene encoding osteoclast stimulatory transmembrane protein-like, giving the protein MSLMAALLTLVHPARCILSILIPSLGTQQGRKILVSTVMTLTIATCVPNMVRNVNWTAFLIRCSSHSLMEGVLNSSRMMDHVLSDMNEWAAEMPLSSGKKRLVLKQEINLLDIWREISNMTHSMKAELQSLHDSLDGASSVLQKLTGAALVAMVLGSSSMYLVGYLTDLKYDNVYMSRRLTTSLAGSGDATLPVKYQHRLVKTSGVKMMRAEVQRCVWGVAVLGFYAILCFSLIGLDHFIYRALEMLLTWTNDMPGITYHITVYLEIGGKAIGFIPFTMKEFNRGYSHGLPLLPAHCVTPLSPPASAIISSVCILLFVALVLVLGQVFAQRLRRKICASFYGRREDERTRFLLQKILDEREREQEKDDFGED; this is encoded by the exons ATGTCTCTGATGGCGGCGCTCCTGACGTTGGTTCACCCAGCACGCTGCATCCTGAGCATCCTCATCCCATCGCTAGGCACCCAACAGGGACGCAAGATCCTGGTCTCCACGGTGATGACCCTGACCATCGCCACCTGTGTTCCCAACATGGTGCGGAACGTCAACTGGACGGCGTTCCTGATCAGATGCTCGTCTCACAGCCTAATGGAGGGCGTGTTGAACTCCAGCCGAATGATGGACCACGTTCTGAGTGACATGAACGAGTGGGCGGCAGAAATGCCCCTCAGCAGCGGAAAAAAACGCCTCGTCCTGAAACAGGAAATCAACCTCCTCGACATCTGGCGTGAGATATCCAACATGACCCACAGCATGAAGGCCGAGCTACAGTCCCTGCATGACTCTCTGGACGGCGCctcctctgtgctgcagaagCTGACCGGCGCCGCCCTGGTGGCGATGGTTCTCGGCAGCTCCTCCATGTACCTCGTTGGCTACCTCACGGACCTGAAGTACGACAACGTGTACATGTCCCGGCGCCTCACAACCTCGTTGGCGGGGAGTGGCGATGCCACGCTGCCCGTAAAGTACCAACACAGGCTGGTGAAGACGTCCGGGGTGAAGATGATGCGCGCCGaggtgcagaggtgtgtgtggggcgtggCAGTTCTCGGATTCTACGCCATACTCTGTTTCTCGTTGATTGGCCTGGATCACTTCATCTACAGAGCCCTGGAGATGCTCCTCACCTGGACCAATGACATGCCAGGAATCACATACCACATCACTGTATACTTGGAG ATTGGTGGCAAAGCGATTGGCTTCATCCCTTTCACCATGAAAGAATTTAATAGGGGGTACAGCCACGGACTGCCCCTGCTTCCTGCCCACTGCGTgacgcctctctctccccctgcttcCGCCATCATCTCCTCCGTCTGCATCCTCCTCTTCGTGGCCCTCGTCCTCGTCTTGGGCCAGGTGTTCGCTCAGCGGCTGCGCAGAAAGATCTGCGCCTCTTTCTATGGCCGCCGTGAGGACGAGCGAACGCGCTTTCTCCTGCAGAAGATTctagatgagagggagagagaacaggagaaggATGACTTTGGTGAAGATTGA